In Streptomyces pluripotens, the genomic window GCCGCTGGGAGGGGTTGAAGAGGATCAGCAGGCCCAGCAACACCATCAGGGACGGCAGCAGATAGCCGGCCAGACCCTGCATGCCGATGTGCATCACGACCTTCAACGAGGCCTTCTCGGTGAGCAGGATCTCGCTGCCGCCCAGGGCGAGCAGCAACCCGCCCCAGAACGGCCGGTGGGCCCGCCACCGGCGGAAGGCGGGCCGAGGCCCCTGACGAGGGCGATCCGGCACCGCGATCAGCACCCCGCGCCGCTGAAGCTGAGATGGAGTCCTGGCAGCTTGAACACGCCTGCGGTAGTTGCATAGTTGGTCTGCCGCAGTGCGGCGATGTGCACGGTATCGGCCTGCTGGCTGAAGACACCGCTCGGTCCCTTCACACCCGCCTCGGTCAGCGTGCTCGCGTCGTTGCCGATCTCGATGTTGTCGAACGCCGCGTTTCCCGACAGCGTGGTCGAGTCGGTGGTCAGGTCGCTCGCGGTCACCTTCTCGGCGCCGTCCCCGGCGGTGATCTTCAGGTTGATGCCGCCGAGGTCGACGCTCTGGCACAGTTTCGTGAGGGTGGCGTTCTTGATCGCGGAGGTGACGACGAGCACCTGGCCGCCGGTGTCACCGGCGTTGGGGCTGCCCTCCGCCATGTTGTCGAGTGCGCCGAACTGTTCGAACCCGGTGCCGTCAAGCTCTGTCGCGGTGACCGTGAACGGCATGCCGGAGATCGCGAACTGCACTCCGAGTGCCCCCTGGGCGGTGAGAACGGCGAGGCCGGCGGCGACGAGGGTGGCGGGAACTGCCATCACCGCGGCTCGGCGTCCGCGGACCCGCCCTCGTCTCGCGCCGCCGGCACCGGTCCCGGCGGTGCTCGACGCCGCGGAGGGGGAATCGTTGTCATGTCGTGGATCGTCAGGGGTGTTGCCGACGGAGGGGACGTCTGGGGACGAGGCCATGTCTGCTCCCATGTGCACGGATCAATGCGGGCTGGGCTTCAGTGGCTCGGTGTCCTGGCGCGGACAGCAGCTGCGCGTTCGTCTCCCCGCACTCCCGGCGGGAGCGAGGACTTTACCGTTACGCGGCAGTAGCCTCAGAGGAAGTTACCGCCGGTTACTTTGAAGGGTCAAGGGAGATGTGAAAAATGCGCGCCGGGTGTGGGCGCCATGCATTCGATTTCCACAACTCCCCATCTTCTGCTTGACGGTGACGGTTAATCAGGTCTACAACTTGCCCTGTTTCCACGGATCCGTGGCGCCGGATCCGCCGAGGGTACGGCCGTGTTCCCGGTCGCGTTTCCGACCCTCTTCGCGGTCACCGCTCACGTGGGCTCACGCCGGACGTCCAGCCGGCTCGCAGCAACCCTCCGGTCGGCTCACGGCAATAGCTCACGTCACGGCGGCTCCGGCACGGTCCCTTCCACCCCGGCTCGTGTCCGGCCGTCCCACTGTCCGGCCCGGTCGAAGGCCTTCCCCCGGGTCCTTCGGCCGGTGTCCGCCCTGCCGCCGCGCGGGCCCGTTGCGTACGGAGAAGGCGTAACGGTCCTGCGTCGGCGGCACCCCCACACGGTTCGCCATTCCCCCTACGTCACCTCGTCCGGCCCCACTCAGGAAAGAGGCACCCGCATGCGCATCCGCTCCCTCCTCGCCCTCGCCGGCACCGCCACGGCGCTCGCCCTCACGGCAGCCGGCCCCGCCTCCGCGGCCGGTGGTGCAGTCCTCACCACTGGCGGCCCCGGTGGCACGGCCGTTGCGGTCGGCGACACCCTCTCCGCGCCCCTGGCCACCGGCACCTCCGCCACCTTCTACTCCAGTGCGGCCGGTACCAGTGGAGTCACCTGCACGTCCTCGCAGTTCACCGCCACGGTCACCAGCAATCCGGCCGCCCCCGGCACGGCCACCGAGTCCGTCGTCGCGCACACCTTCGACAGCAGTAGCTGCACCAGCAACGTCCTCGGCGTTCTCGGGGTCACCGGCATCAGGGTCGACAACCTTCCCTACACCGCCACGGTCGCCTCCGACGGCACGCTCACCGTCTCGCCTTCCAGCGGATCCACCGTCCAGACCACGGTCAAGCTCCGTACCCTGTTGGGCACGATCACCTGCGTCTACCAGGCGGCAGGTCTGGCCGGCAAGGCCGACAACTCCGACAACAGCATCAGTTTCACTGACCAGCACTTCACCAAGAGCTCCGGCTCGTCGCTGTGTTTCGCCAACGGCTATTTCACTGCCAAGTACGCCCCCGTCACCGACACGGGTGCCGCGGTCTACGTCAACTGAACAACGCGTCAGAGGAGTCCGGCATCAGCCCGGACACGACGCGACGGCGGCGTCCCGGTGTGAACCAGCACCCGGCGCCGCCGAAGTCGTTTCCGGGGCCGGAGGGACGCACGCCAGGAAGATCACGCCGGAACACGAGTGATACGTGTCCGGCGTGCTGTCGTTCCGCCATCCCGGGGCCGAACGGTCCGACCGGTGCGGCAGGTCGTGACCGGCCGGGCGGGCACGGTTCGAACGACTCCCGCACTCCCGCGCGTCTGCTTCGCCCACTGGTCCCGCGGAGCAGATCGGTGCCCGGTGCCTGGTGCGCAATCGGCTCTCTGTCCCGCGACCTTCCCCACCATGCCTGCGGCACTCTTGCCGTCCACGGTCGGCACCGCCCCCGCACGCCGGCCGTCCCCGGGGCGACCGGCGCATGCGCGCGGTGACAGCAGCCCGGCAGGCTGCCGCACCACGGCACCGCCGCCCTCGGAAGCACGGGCCGGCCCCGGCGGGCAGCCCCCCTGATCGTGGGCGGCGCTGGTGTTCCGCGCTGGCGAAGCACCGACCGGGTCGGCTGTTTCCCGCTGCCTCCGAGGCCCCGTTGAGTAGCCGCCTGCCCGGCTCGTATCGTTGCGATCACGGATGCCACCGCGCGGTGTCCCGCCTCTGCCGGACGGTCGGGCGACGGAGGGAGGGAGCGCTCTGGCCCGGTCCGTTCCCGGGTTGGATGCACAGACCGAGTTTCCCGCCACGCCCGGGCCCGCTCGGTACCGGACATGCGGGTGACACGTGTCGAGGAGTGGGGCTCTGTGCTGGACTCACTGCTGGCAGACGGTGAGTTATCGTGTGCAAGGGGTCAAAACAAACCGCATGTCCTGTTCGTTCGAGCTGCGAGGAGGGACCAGAACATGGCGAGGCAGTTACGCGCCGAACAGACCCGGGCAACGATCATCACAGCCGCCGCCGACCTGTTCGACCGGCACGGCTACGAATCCACCAGTCTGAGCGATATCGTCGCACACGCGAAGGTCACCAAGGGCGCGCTGTATTTCCACTTCGCCGCCAAGGAAGATCTCGCCCACGCCATCCTGGAACTGCAGGCCCGGGCCGCGCGGCAACTCGTGGCCGACGTCGAGAGCCGCGGCTGCTCGTCGCTGGAGTCCCTGATGCGCACCACGTTCGGGATCGCCCGGCTCGCCGTGGACGACCCGGTGCCGCGCGCCGGACTACGCCTCGCCACGGCGGACGTCGTCGTACGGGCGCCGCTGCGACACCCGTTCAACGAGTCGCTGGATTTCGCCACCCGGAAATTCACCGGGGCCGTCCGCGAGGCCGATGTGCACAGCGATCTCGATGTCGGTGCAGTCGCGCACTCCCTCGTCTGTTTCTTCGTCGGTACCCGGATCGCGGGCCGCTCGCTCGAACCGGTCGGACGGCTTCCGCGTAGAGTGGCCGAGATGTGGCACCTCGTGATCAGGGGCTTGGTCCCGGTGCACCGCCGTCCGCGTTACGTCACCCTCGCCACGCAGTTGGAGCGGGAGTCCAGGACCGCCTGACGGTGCCCAGGGCGCCGGACGGACACACCCTTCGCATCCGTGATCCTTGGCGACGAACCCGGCTGGTACCCGCACAGCGCGCCGACCGAGCGGCGCCTCGCGGCCGGACCCGGGGCCAAACCACCGCGGAGATCCCGCGGAAGGGGCGACCCCGCGGTATCCGCAAGGGGGCGGAAGTTCAGGGTTTCGGGGGCGGTTCACGCGATGGTGTGATCATGTACCGGAGGCAGGATGAGCCTGGGGGGCCGCGGGTAGGGCCCGGCCATGACGCAGCCGTTCGAACTCCCGCACTTCTACATGCCGTATCCTGCACGGCTCAACCCGCACCTGGACGAGGCGCGCGCCCACTCGACCGAATGGGCCCGCGAGATGGGCATGTTGGAAGGCTCCGGGGTCTGGGAGCAGGCCGACCTGGACGCGCATGACTACGGGCTCCTGTGCGCATACACCCACCCCGACTGCGACGGAGCCGCTCTCTCGCTGATCACCGACTGGTATGTGTGGGTGTTCTTCTTCGACGACCACTTCCTCGACATGTACAAACGGACCCAGGACCGTGCCGCCGGCAAGGCACACTTGGACCGGTTGCCGCTGTTCATGCCGCTCGACCTCGCGACGCCCGTCCCCGAGCCGCGGAACCCCGTCGAGGCGGGGCTGAAGGACCTGTGGGCACGCACTGTGCCGTCGATGTCCGTGGACTGGCGCCGCCGTTTCTCCGTAGCCACCGAACACCTGCTCAATGAGTCCATGTGGGAGCTGTCCAACATCAACGAGGGGCGGATCGCCAACCCCGTCGAGTACATCGAGATGCGCCGCAAGGTCGGCGGAGCCCCCTGGTCGGCGGGGCTGGTGGAGTACGCGACCGCAGAGGTGCCCGCCGCCGTCGCCGGGAGTCGGCCGCTGCGGGTCCTGATGGAGACGTTCTCCGACGCGGTCCACCTGCGCAACGACCTGTTCTCCTATCAGCGTGAGGTCGAGGAGGAGGGCGAGAACAGCAACGGGGTGCTCGTCCTGGAGAAGTTCTTCGGCGGTACCACCCAGGAGGCCGCCGACACCGTCAACGACATCCTCACCTCACGCCTGCACCAGTTCGAGCACACCGCACTCACCGAGGTTCCGGCCGTGGCCCTGGAACGGGGCCTCGCCCCGGACGAGGTCGCCGCGGTGGCCGCCTACGCCAAGGGACTCCAGGACTGGCAGTCCGGCGGACACGAGTGGCACATGCGGTCTAGCCGCTACATGAACGCGGGGGCCCGCTCAACCTCGCCGTGGCAGATCCCCAAGGGCCCCGGCACCTCGGCCGCGGGCGTCGGCGCGCTGCTCGCGTCGGCCGCCCGGGAACGCCTGCGGGGCTACTCGCATGTGCCCTACCAGAAGGTCGGCCCCTCCCTGCTGCCCGAGTTCTCCATGCCGTTCGGGCTGGAGCTGAGCCCCCACCTGGACGCCGCCCGCGCAAACCTCCTCACCTGGTGCCACCAGGTCGGCATCCTCCAGGAAGGCGTCTGGGACGAGGACAAGCTCGCCGCGTACGACCTCGCACTGTGCTCCGCCGGGCTCGACCCGGACGCCACCCCCGAAGCCCTCGACCTCAGTGCCCAGTGGCTCGCCTTCGGAACCTACGGCGACGACTACTACCCGCTCGTCTACGGCCACCGTCGGGACCTGGTCGCCGCCCGGGTGAGTACGGCCCGGCTCGCGGCGTGCATGCCGGTCGAGGGCGCACCCACCGTCGTTCCCGCCAACGCCATGGAACGGTCGCTGGCCGACCTGTGGGCGCGCACCACGTCAGGAATGACGACGGAACAGCGCCACACCTTCAAGGCGGCCGTGGAGACCATGACCGAGAGCTGGGTGTGGGAACTGTCCAACCACGTGCAGAACCGCGTCCCCGATCCGGTCGACTACCTGGAGATGAGGCGCTCCACGTTCGGCTCCGACCTCACTCTGAGCCTGTGCCGGATGGGCCACGGCCCTGCGGTTCCGCCGGAGGTGTACCGCAGCGGCCCGGTCCGCTCGCTGGAGAACGCCGCCGTCGACTACGCCTGCCTGCTCAATGACGTCTTCTCGTACCAGAAGGAGATCGAGTATGAGGGCGAGATCCACAACGCGATCCTGGTCGTGCAGAACTTCTTCGGCGTGGACTATCCGGCCGCCCTCGGAGTCGTGCACGATCTGATGACCCAGCGCATGCAGCAGTTCGAGCATGTGATCGCACATGAACTACCACTGCTGTACGAGGACTTCGGGCTGTCCCCGGAGGGGCGGGCAGCCATGGACGCCTATGTCCTCGACCTACAGAACTGGTTGGCGGGCATCCTGAACTGGCACCGCAAGGTCGATCGGTACAAGGCCGAGTGGCTGGGCAGCCGGACCCACGGCTTCCTGCCCGGCCGGGCACCGGCGCCACCGGTCCACTTGGTCAGCTGACTCCTGATCCGCTCCGCGGCCTCGGCAGCGAGCCCGTCCAGTCCGTCGCGGGCCGCTCCGCGCGGCTCGCCGCGCATCGCGTCCCCGCCGTCCTGGACCGGGCGGGCCTCCTCCCAGAGGTCCGCCCGGCCAGGGCGTCGGCCAGTGCGTGGTGTGCCCGGGCGACGCACCGGGCGAGGATCACCTCCTGCCAGTGGGACAGGGAGCCGTCGCCTGGGAGGACGAGCGTGTCCGGGACCCCGGACAGCGTACGAGCGGGGCCGAGGCGAGCCGGCCCGCCCCGCGGTCCAGCGAGCCTGGTCCAGCCCCGCCGACACCCGGTCCCGGGCCCGCTCAAGCAGCGCGGTGTACCGCAGCGCCACCTCTACGGACACGACTACCCTCCGCCACCGTTCGATCAGTCTCACTCGTTCGTGACTCGTCGTGGCCCGGCGCTCCGGGTAGAGCACCAGCCGGAGGAGAGCGAACCATGGAACAGACTGCGTTGCGGCCCAAGCCGATGCCTGGCCAGGACCGGCGGGACGACGGTACCCACGGTCCGGCCCGCCGCCCGCACGCCGCGCGCCGGCGCGGCCGGCGGTTGCGGACCCTGCTGTTCGGCCTGGTCGCGGGCTCCGTGCTGGTGCTGGCCGGTGTCGGCATCGGTACGGTCGGCAGCTCAGTGACCGTCATGAGCAAGCTGGCCCAGGTGCAGCGCCAGGCCCTGCCGCCCGTATCCGCGGGCCCGCACGGCCGTACCGCCGCCCCAGGGCCCGCTCCGGCCCCGTCCGCGGCGACCCTGGGCATCGAGGCCGTCGATGCGGAGAAGGCCGGGGCGCTGGTGGTAGGGGTGCACGTACCCGGACCCGGCTACACGGCCGGTCTGGTCCGCGGCGACATCCTGCTGCAGTTCGGCGGCGCCCGGGTCGATACGGCCGCCGACCTCGCCCGGGCGGTCGCCCATGCCCCGCCCGGAAAAGGGATCCTGCTCACCGTGCGTCACCGCAGCGGGGGCTACCAGCAGTTGACGGTGGTCCCGGGCGTGATGACCTGAGCGAGGGCGGTGTGCCCGGGCCGCCGCGGGCGCGCCCGGCACGGCCCGCCATCTGCCCACCACTCCGGGAACCCGTTGGTCACCGTCTCCCTCACCCGACATGATGGCCCGGTGTCGAGTCCCCACCCCTTGCCCGAGGGCCCGGGCTCCGCGATCGGCTCGCGCGGGCCTGCCCGGCCGGGCAGGATGCTGCCCAAGACGTCATCGACGCGTTCCGTAAACAGCGCCCGGAGGCCCGGATGACCGGTAGTACGCCCGCGCCCTTCGGGGCCGCCGACTACAGCGCGCGCATGGAGCGGGCCGTGCGCTCGGCGGCCGGTGCCGGCCTCGCCGGGCTGCTCGTGGCACCCGGGCCGGACATGGTCTGGCTGACTGGCTACACACCCACCGCAGTGACCGAACGGCTCACCGCGCTGGTCCTCGTCCCTGGCCGCGACCCCGTGCTCGTCGTGCCCACCCTGGAAGCCCCCGACGCCGAGAAGGCGGCCGGCGCCGCGGCGCTGACCCTGCGCGACTGGACCGACGGCAAGGACCCCTACTCCGTCACCGCTGACCTCCTTCACCACAGCGGCCGGTTCGGCATCAGCGACACCACCTGGGCGATGCACCTTCTGGCCCTGCAGCGCGCCCTCCCCGGCACCTCCTACGTCGCGCTCACCGACGCCCTGCCCATGCTGCGCGCCGTCAAGGACGCGGCGGAAGTGGAGCTCCTGGCAGCAGCCGGAGCGGCAGCGGACGCAACATTCGAGGAGATCCGGAAGGTTCCCTTCGCCGGCCGTCGGGAGTCCGACCTCGGCCACGACCTCGCCGGCCTGCTGCGTCGCTTCGGCCACTCCCGGGTCGACTTCACCATCGTCGGTTCCGGCCCCAACGGCGCCAACCCGCACCACGAGGTCGGCGACCGGGTCATCCGGCGGGGGGACACGGTCGTCCTCGATTTCGGTGGGCTGAAGGACGGTTACGGCTCCGACACCACCCGTACGGTCCATGTGGGTGAGCCGACCGAGGAGGAGCGCTGGGTACACGACATCGTGCGCGCCGCCCAGGAGGCGGGCTGCCGGGCCGTCCGGCCGGGCGTGCCCTGCCAAGAGGTCGACCGCGCCGCTCGCGCGGTGATCAGTGACGCCGGCTACGGAGAGTACTTCATCCACCGCACCGGGCACGGCATCGGCGTCACCACGCACGAGCCGCCGTACATGATCGAGGGCGAGGAACAGCCTCTCGTGCCGGGGATGTGCTTCTCCGTGGAACCCGGCGTCTACCTGCCCGGACGTTTCGGGGTGCGGATCGAGGACATCGTGACGGTCACCGAGGACGGTGGTCGACGGCTCAACAACACGACGCGTGAGATGGTCATAGTGGACTGACGGCTTGAAGGGGACCGATACCCGACGACACCCGGAACGGCGAACGCGCGACCCATGACCCAGGCACCGACTCCCACCCCGGACAGCGTCCGCAGATTGGTCCGCTCGCTGTTCGACGAGGGCACCGACAGCACCGCAGGACCCGATGTGCGTCCCGTCCGGGAGGGCGGTGGGCACACCTGGTGGGTCGGCACCCGCCATGTGCTGCGCCTCGCACCGGACCGGGAGGCCTCCGTCCGCCGCCGCCGGGCACTGCGGCTACGTGACCTGGTGCGTCCGCACGTGCCCGTCGCCCTTCCCACCAGCGTGGCGCACGGCGACTGGGTGCCCGGCCTCGCCTACACCCTCGACACCTCGGTACCCGGTGGCACGGCCGACGAACGAGACGTGTCTGCCGTCGGCGAGGCCGATCTCGCCGGGCTGCTCGCCGGGTTGCGCGCGGTGCCCGCTCGGCAGGCAGAGGCAATCGGTGTGCCGCGTAGGGCGCCGCGGTCACTGCAGGCGCTGCGCCGGATGGCCGTCCCGGCAGCCGAACGGCTCACGGCCGCCGATGAGTTCGACGCCGCCCGGCTCCGTCAGCTCCCTGCGCCCGGCGCGGCTCAGCTTGCCGCGCAGCCCGGCACGGCCGTCCTCACCCACCACGGACTGACCGGCGAGCACCTGGTCGTCAGCGCAGACGGGAGGGTGCGCGGCATCCTGGACTGGACCGAGGCGGTCCTCGGCGATCCCGCCGAGGACATCGCCGGGCTCGCCGTCGCTGTCGGCTCCCCGGCGGCCGTCCGCTCCGCCACCCTCGCCGGCTATGGCGCGCGCCCCTGCCTGCGCGGTCTGTGGCTCGCCCGCTGCGACACCGTCATCCGCCTCGCCGACCACCTCGCAGGCCGTGTGGGTGGCTCCCTGGCACTGCTGCGGCTCCAGCTGCGGCGGGCCTGGGAACCGATCCTGCTGGAGCGGGTGACGGAGTTCAAGAGCGGTGAGAGCGGTGAGAGTGAGGGGAGCGGTGGGGACAGCGAGAACATGGGGGACGGCGGGGAGGACGGGGGCTGACGAGAGCGGTGGCGACCGAGGAGAGCGAGCCCTGCAGACGTGGTTCCGGGGCGGTCCGCAGGCTCGGCTGCAGACCGTGAGCAGTGTGCGGTCCCGGCGGCTCCGGCGCTCCGCAAAGGCTCTTGCCTCAGGACTGTGTCAGCACCACGCACGACTCCCCGGGCACCTGCAGCAGCCCGGTCGGGCCCGGTGCCTCGACCGGCTCCCACGCGGCCAGTACCTCCACCCGGCCGGTGCCCAGCGGGACGGCCGCCGGATTCACGCCCAGGTTCACGGCCACGCGCACGTCCCCCCGTCTGAAGGCGAGCCACCGGGCCTCCTCGTCATACACCACCTTCGTGTCGGCGAGGTCCGGATTGGTCAGGTCGGGCTGTTCGCGGCGCAGCGCGACCAGCCGGCGGTACCAGGCCAGCACCCGCGCGTGGGGTGGGCGTTGCGGCTCCGACCAGTCCAGACAGGATCGCTCCCGGGTCGCCGGATCCTGTGGGTCCGGTACGTCCTCCTCGGCCCAACCGTGCGCGGCGAACTCCCGACGTCTGCCCTGCCGTACCGCTTCGGCCAGTTCCGGGTCGGTGTGGTCGGTGAAGAACTGCCAGGGTGTGCCGGCCGCCCACTCCTCGCCCATGAACACCATGGGCGTGAACGGCGCCGTCAGAGTGAGCGTCGCGGCGCAGGCCAGTAGACCGGGGGAGAGGTGGGCGGAGAGCCGGTCGCCCTGGGCTCGGTTGCCGACCTGGTCATGGGTCTGG contains:
- a CDS encoding DUF6230 family protein produces the protein MASSPDVPSVGNTPDDPRHDNDSPSAASSTAGTGAGGARRGRVRGRRAAVMAVPATLVAAGLAVLTAQGALGVQFAISGMPFTVTATELDGTGFEQFGALDNMAEGSPNAGDTGGQVLVVTSAIKNATLTKLCQSVDLGGINLKITAGDGAEKVTASDLTTDSTTLSGNAAFDNIEIGNDASTLTEAGVKGPSGVFSQQADTVHIAALRQTNYATTAGVFKLPGLHLSFSGAGC
- a CDS encoding ScbR family autoregulator-binding transcription factor gives rise to the protein MARQLRAEQTRATIITAAADLFDRHGYESTSLSDIVAHAKVTKGALYFHFAAKEDLAHAILELQARAARQLVADVESRGCSSLESLMRTTFGIARLAVDDPVPRAGLRLATADVVVRAPLRHPFNESLDFATRKFTGAVREADVHSDLDVGAVAHSLVCFFVGTRIAGRSLEPVGRLPRRVAEMWHLVIRGLVPVHRRPRYVTLATQLERESRTA
- the cyc2 gene encoding germacradienol/geosmin synthase Cyc2 — its product is MTQPFELPHFYMPYPARLNPHLDEARAHSTEWAREMGMLEGSGVWEQADLDAHDYGLLCAYTHPDCDGAALSLITDWYVWVFFFDDHFLDMYKRTQDRAAGKAHLDRLPLFMPLDLATPVPEPRNPVEAGLKDLWARTVPSMSVDWRRRFSVATEHLLNESMWELSNINEGRIANPVEYIEMRRKVGGAPWSAGLVEYATAEVPAAVAGSRPLRVLMETFSDAVHLRNDLFSYQREVEEEGENSNGVLVLEKFFGGTTQEAADTVNDILTSRLHQFEHTALTEVPAVALERGLAPDEVAAVAAYAKGLQDWQSGGHEWHMRSSRYMNAGARSTSPWQIPKGPGTSAAGVGALLASAARERLRGYSHVPYQKVGPSLLPEFSMPFGLELSPHLDAARANLLTWCHQVGILQEGVWDEDKLAAYDLALCSAGLDPDATPEALDLSAQWLAFGTYGDDYYPLVYGHRRDLVAARVSTARLAACMPVEGAPTVVPANAMERSLADLWARTTSGMTTEQRHTFKAAVETMTESWVWELSNHVQNRVPDPVDYLEMRRSTFGSDLTLSLCRMGHGPAVPPEVYRSGPVRSLENAAVDYACLLNDVFSYQKEIEYEGEIHNAILVVQNFFGVDYPAALGVVHDLMTQRMQQFEHVIAHELPLLYEDFGLSPEGRAAMDAYVLDLQNWLAGILNWHRKVDRYKAEWLGSRTHGFLPGRAPAPPVHLVS
- a CDS encoding PDZ domain-containing protein; protein product: MEQTALRPKPMPGQDRRDDGTHGPARRPHAARRRGRRLRTLLFGLVAGSVLVLAGVGIGTVGSSVTVMSKLAQVQRQALPPVSAGPHGRTAAPGPAPAPSAATLGIEAVDAEKAGALVVGVHVPGPGYTAGLVRGDILLQFGGARVDTAADLARAVAHAPPGKGILLTVRHRSGGYQQLTVVPGVMT
- a CDS encoding aminopeptidase P family protein, with translation MTGSTPAPFGAADYSARMERAVRSAAGAGLAGLLVAPGPDMVWLTGYTPTAVTERLTALVLVPGRDPVLVVPTLEAPDAEKAAGAAALTLRDWTDGKDPYSVTADLLHHSGRFGISDTTWAMHLLALQRALPGTSYVALTDALPMLRAVKDAAEVELLAAAGAAADATFEEIRKVPFAGRRESDLGHDLAGLLRRFGHSRVDFTIVGSGPNGANPHHEVGDRVIRRGDTVVLDFGGLKDGYGSDTTRTVHVGEPTEEERWVHDIVRAAQEAGCRAVRPGVPCQEVDRAARAVISDAGYGEYFIHRTGHGIGVTTHEPPYMIEGEEQPLVPGMCFSVEPGVYLPGRFGVRIEDIVTVTEDGGRRLNNTTREMVIVD
- a CDS encoding phosphotransferase; the protein is MTQAPTPTPDSVRRLVRSLFDEGTDSTAGPDVRPVREGGGHTWWVGTRHVLRLAPDREASVRRRRALRLRDLVRPHVPVALPTSVAHGDWVPGLAYTLDTSVPGGTADERDVSAVGEADLAGLLAGLRAVPARQAEAIGVPRRAPRSLQALRRMAVPAAERLTAADEFDAARLRQLPAPGAAQLAAQPGTAVLTHHGLTGEHLVVSADGRVRGILDWTEAVLGDPAEDIAGLAVAVGSPAAVRSATLAGYGARPCLRGLWLARCDTVIRLADHLAGRVGGSLALLRLQLRRAWEPILLERVTEFKSGESGESEGSGGDSENMGDGGEDGG